From the genome of Natrinema marinum:
CGATGGAGGGACGGCGCGTCGACGGGACGCCGTTCCTCGGCGAGGACAAAGACGAGCTCCGCGGGGGGCTCGAGGATGCCGGCTTCGACTCCGCGGGGAAGGAGACCATGTATTCGGGGATCACCGGCGAGAAGATCGAGGCGGAGATCTTCGTCGGCGTGATCTTCTACCAGAAGCTCTACCACATGGTCTCGAACAAACTGCACGCCCGCTCGCGCGGGCCGGTGCAGGTGCTGACCCGCCAGCCGACGGAGGGGCGCGCCCGCGAGGGCGGGCTGCGTATCGGGGAGATGGAACGCGACGTGTTCATCGGCCACGGAGCGGCCATGACGCTGAAGGAACGACTACTCGACGAGTCCGACCGCGAGTTCATCCACATCTGTGCGAACTGCGGGATGAGCGCGGTCGAAAACGTCGAACAACGGCGCGTCTACTGTCCGAACTGCGACGAAGAGACCGATATCCACGAGATCGAGATGAGCTACGCCTTCAAGCTCCTCTTAGACGAGATGAAGGCCCTGGGTATCGCGCCGCGACTCGACCTGGAGGACGCCGTCTAAACCATGCAAAACAGTACACCAAAAGACATCGGACAGATCTCCTTCGGGCTCATGGAGCCCGAGGAGTATCGGGAGATGAGCGCGACGAAGATCATCACCGCCGACACCTACGACGACGACGGCTTCCCCATCGACATGGGGCTGATGGACCCGCGGCTGGGCGTCATCGACCCCGGACTCGAGTGCAAGACCTGCGGGAAGCACTCGGGGTCGTGTAACGGCCACTTCGGGCACATCGAACTGGCCGCACCGGTCATCCACGTCGGCTTCACGAAACTCATCCGGCGGCTCCTGCGGGGGACCTGTCGGGAGTGTTCGAAGCTGCTGCTGACGGAAGACGAACGCGACGAGTTCCGCGATCAGTTAGAGGAGTCCCGGAAGCTGAGCCGGGACCTAAACGACGTGACCAAGGCCGCGATCCGGCAGGCCCGCAAGAAGGATCGGTGTCCGTTCTGCGGCGAGATCCAGTACGACATCGACCACGAGAAGCCGACGACCTACTACGAGGTCCAGCAAGTCCTCACCAGCGAGTACTCCCAGCGCATCGCCGGCGCGATGCAGGGCGACGAGGAGGCCGGCATCGAGCGGACGACGCCCGACGAGCTCGCCGAGCAGACCGAGATCGACCTCACTCGCGTCAACGAGATCCTCTCGGGGTCGTTCCGTCCGCGCGAGAGCCAGCGCAAGGCCATCGAGAAGGCCTTAGACATCGACCTCACCGAGGAGGACACGAACAAGCTGATGCCCAGCGACATCCGGGACTGGTTCGAGGCGATTCCGGACGAGGACATCGAGGTGCTCGGCATCAACCCCGAACGCTCCCGGCCGGAGTGGATGATCCTCACCGTTCTCCCCGTCCCGCCGGTCACCGCGCGGCCGTCGATCACGCTCGACAACGGCCAGCGTAGCGAGGACGACCTCACGCACAAGCTGGTGGACATCATCCGGATCAACCAGCGGTTCATGGAGAACCGCGAAGCCGGCGCGCCCCAGCTGATCATCGAGGACCTCTGGGAACTGCTGCAGTACCACGTCACGACGTTCATGGACAACGAGATCTCGGGCACGCCGCCGGCGCGACATCGCTCCGGCCGTCCACTCAAGACCCTCTCCCAGCGCCTGAAGGGCAAGGAGGGTCGCTTCCGGGGCTCGCTGTCGGGCAAGCGCGTGAACTTCTCCGCCCGGACCGTCATTTCGCCGGACCCGACCCTCTCGCTGAACGAGGTCGGCGTCCCGGACCGCGTCGCCAAGGAGATGACCCAGACGATGAACGTCACCGAGCGCAACCTCGCCGACGCCCGTCGATTCGTCTCGAACGGCCCCGAGGGTCATCCCGGCGCGAACTACGTCCGCCGGCCCGACGGTCGCCGGCTGAAGGTGACCGAGAAGAACTGCGAGCAACTCGCCGAGAAGGTCGAGGCCGGCTGGGAGGTTAACCGCCACCTCATCGACGGCGACATCGTCATCTTCAACCGCCAGCCGTCGCTCCACCGGATGTCGATCATGGCCCACGAGGTCGTGGTCATGCCGTACAAGACGTTCCGGCTGAACACCGTCGTCTGTCCGCCGTACAACGCCGACTTCGACGGCGACGAGATGAACATGCACGCCCTCCAGAACGAGGAGGCCCGCGCCGAGGCCCGCGTGCTCATGCGCGTCCAAGAGCAGATCCTCTCGCCGCGTTTCGGTGAGAACATCATCGGGGCCATTCAGGACCACATCAGCGGGATGTACCTGCTGACCAACGACAACCCCCGGTTCAACGAGACCCAGGCGCTGGACCTGCTTCGGGCCACCCGGATCGACGAACTGCCCGAACCCAGCGGGATCGACGACGAGGACAAACCGTTCTGGACCGGCTACGACGTCTTCTCCGAGCTCTTGCCCGACGACCTCAACCTCGAGTTCACCGGGACCGTCGGCGACGAGGTCGTCATCGAGGACGGCCAGTTGCTCCAGGGAACGATCGCCGAGGACGAGGTCGGCGAGTTCGGCGGCGAGATCGTCGACACGATCACGAAGATCTACGGCAACACCCGCGCGCGGATCTTCATCAACGAGGTCTCGACGCTGGCGATGCGCGCCATCATGCACTTCGGGTTCTCGATCGGGATCGACGACGAGACCATCCCCGAGGAGGCCCAGTCCCGCATCGACGAGACCATTGAGGACGCCAACGACCGCGTCGAAGAGCTGATCGAGGCCTACGAGCGCGGCGAACTCGAGAGCCTGCCGGGGCGGACGATCGACGAGACACTCGAGATGAAGATCATGCAAACGCTCTCGCGTGCGCGTGACAACGCCGGGAACATCGCCGACGAGCACTTCGACGACGAGAACCCCGCGGTCGTCATGGCAAACTCCGGTGCCCGCGGATCGATGCTCAACCTGACCCAGATGGCCGGCGCGGTCGGCCAACAGGCAGTTCGAGGCGAGCGGATCAACCGCGGCTACGAGGACCGCACGCTCTCGCACTACGAGCCCGACGACCTCTCGGCCGAGGCACACGGCTTCGTCGAGAACTCCTACACGAGCGGTCTCACTCCGCGGGAATTCTTCTTCCACGCGATGGGCGGCCGCGAGGGGCTGGTCGACACCGCAGTCCGAACGTCGAAGTCCGGTTACCTGCAGCGTCGGCTGATCAACGCCCTCTCCGAACTCGAGACGCAGTACGACGGCACCGTCCGGGACACCTCGGACACGATCGTCCAGTTCGAGTTCGGCGAGGACGGCACCTCGCCGGTCAAGGTCTCCTCCGGCGACGAGAACAACATCGATGTCGAACACATCGCCAGTCGCGTCCTCGACTCCGAGTTCGAGTCCGAGGCCGAGAAACAGGAGTTCCTCGGCTCCCGGCCGCGGCCGACGAACCTCTCCGAACACGCCGACGATCGCCTCGCCGAGGGCACGGAGGTGACCTCCGATGACTGAGGTCCACTACGACGTCGACGACGACACGATCGCGGTCGTCGAGGACACTGACCTCCCGCGACGGCTCAAAGACGACGTCTACGAGACCCTCGAGGCCCGCGAGGGCGCCACCGTCGAGGACGCCGACGAACTCGCGAAGGCCGTCGAGACCCGCTACCTGGACACGCGGGTCGACCCGCTCGATCCCGTCGGCACCGTCAGCGCCCAATCGATCGGCGAACCCGGCACGCAGCTGACGATGAACACGTTCCACTACGCGGGGGTCGCCGAAATCGACGTCACGCAGGGGCTGCCGCGGCTGATCGAACTGGTCGACGCCCGGAAGACCCCGGATACGCCGATGATGACCGTCTACCTCGAGGGCGAGTACGCCACCGAGCGCGAGAAGGCCCACGAGGTCGTCTGGAAGATCGAGGCGACGAAGATCCTCGCGCTGGGCGACGTCTCGACGAACGTCGCGGACATGCGCGTCCAGATCTCGCTCAACGAGGACACCCTCCGCGAGCGGATGATCACGCCCGAGGAGGTTGCCGAGATCATCGAGGACTCGCTGGGTGTGAGCACGGTCCAGCAGGGCACGCAGATTCAGTTCGGCCCGGAAGAGCCGTCCTACCGTGATCTGCTCCAGCTCGTCGAGGAGCTGCGCGACATCACGTTCAAGGGAATCGAGGACATCTCTCGCGTCGTCATCCGCCGCGAGGAACTCGAAGAGGGCGAGGAGTTCGTCCTCTACACCGAGGGCTCGGCCTTTGGCGATGTCCTCGAGATCGAGGGCGTCGACGCCTCGCGGACGACGTGTAACAACATCCACGAGATCCGGCGCAACCTCGGCATCGAAGCGGCCCGCGAGGCCATCATCGAGGAGACGAACAACACGCTGGCCGAACAGGGGCTGGACGACGTGAACGTCCGACACCTGATGCTCGTCGCGGACATCATGACTAACCGCGGCGAGATCGAGTCGATCGGTCGCCACGGCATCTCGGGCTCGAAGGAGTCCGTGCTGGCCCGCGCGGCGTTCGAGGTGACGGTCAACCACCTGCTCAACGCCGCGATCCACGGCGAAGTCGACGACTTAGACGGCGTCACGGAGAACGTCATCGTCGGGAAGCCGATCAAACTCGG
Proteins encoded in this window:
- the rpoA2 gene encoding DNA-directed RNA polymerase subunit A''; the encoded protein is MTEVHYDVDDDTIAVVEDTDLPRRLKDDVYETLEAREGATVEDADELAKAVETRYLDTRVDPLDPVGTVSAQSIGEPGTQLTMNTFHYAGVAEIDVTQGLPRLIELVDARKTPDTPMMTVYLEGEYATEREKAHEVVWKIEATKILALGDVSTNVADMRVQISLNEDTLRERMITPEEVAEIIEDSLGVSTVQQGTQIQFGPEEPSYRDLLQLVEELRDITFKGIEDISRVVIRREELEEGEEFVLYTEGSAFGDVLEIEGVDASRTTCNNIHEIRRNLGIEAAREAIIEETNNTLAEQGLDDVNVRHLMLVADIMTNRGEIESIGRHGISGSKESVLARAAFEVTVNHLLNAAIHGEVDDLDGVTENVIVGKPIKLGTGDVDLRMGSTTSGSSQAD
- a CDS encoding DNA-directed RNA polymerase subunit A', whose amino-acid sequence is MQNSTPKDIGQISFGLMEPEEYREMSATKIITADTYDDDGFPIDMGLMDPRLGVIDPGLECKTCGKHSGSCNGHFGHIELAAPVIHVGFTKLIRRLLRGTCRECSKLLLTEDERDEFRDQLEESRKLSRDLNDVTKAAIRQARKKDRCPFCGEIQYDIDHEKPTTYYEVQQVLTSEYSQRIAGAMQGDEEAGIERTTPDELAEQTEIDLTRVNEILSGSFRPRESQRKAIEKALDIDLTEEDTNKLMPSDIRDWFEAIPDEDIEVLGINPERSRPEWMILTVLPVPPVTARPSITLDNGQRSEDDLTHKLVDIIRINQRFMENREAGAPQLIIEDLWELLQYHVTTFMDNEISGTPPARHRSGRPLKTLSQRLKGKEGRFRGSLSGKRVNFSARTVISPDPTLSLNEVGVPDRVAKEMTQTMNVTERNLADARRFVSNGPEGHPGANYVRRPDGRRLKVTEKNCEQLAEKVEAGWEVNRHLIDGDIVIFNRQPSLHRMSIMAHEVVVMPYKTFRLNTVVCPPYNADFDGDEMNMHALQNEEARAEARVLMRVQEQILSPRFGENIIGAIQDHISGMYLLTNDNPRFNETQALDLLRATRIDELPEPSGIDDEDKPFWTGYDVFSELLPDDLNLEFTGTVGDEVVIEDGQLLQGTIAEDEVGEFGGEIVDTITKIYGNTRARIFINEVSTLAMRAIMHFGFSIGIDDETIPEEAQSRIDETIEDANDRVEELIEAYERGELESLPGRTIDETLEMKIMQTLSRARDNAGNIADEHFDDENPAVVMANSGARGSMLNLTQMAGAVGQQAVRGERINRGYEDRTLSHYEPDDLSAEAHGFVENSYTSGLTPREFFFHAMGGREGLVDTAVRTSKSGYLQRRLINALSELETQYDGTVRDTSDTIVQFEFGEDGTSPVKVSSGDENNIDVEHIASRVLDSEFESEAEKQEFLGSRPRPTNLSEHADDRLAEGTEVTSDD